The following are encoded in a window of Flavobacterium cupriresistens genomic DNA:
- a CDS encoding ABC transporter ATP-binding protein, which translates to MKLLYSYIIKHKLLLFFALIMATINICFSLSDSIITGKLMQDCGVGLAKYKGNEIGFIKSLSFWLALSLGAAMISRITKNFQDYFTNIVIQRTGAQMYTDGIKKSLDLPYAEFEDQRSGETLSKLTKVRSDSEKLITLSISLIFQTIIGFVFVILYVSRIDYRISIIFLVTAPIIALVSSYLGKKIKIVSKKIVNQTNALAGSTTESLRNIELVKSLGLTYQEEKRLNLNTFKILQLELEKVRFIRSLSFIQGTTVHFLRTCVVFTLYYFLFGGKIIVGDLLTMVFFTFFIFGPLQELGNFIIALNETKVSMENFRVLLNAPKEFRPKTPKHVGIIQSLLFSNVSFKHKTAKFKAVENINFEIKQGQTVAFVGPSGSGKTTLVKLLVGLYTPEEGQVLYNDIDSTEIDLLDLRKQLGFVTQDAQLFSGTIRENLLFVKPSATDEDLYDALKRASCEKLLKRAEDGLNTTIGEGGIKVSGGEKQRLSIARAILRNPNLLIFDEATSALDSITEEEINATIRNISDKNRITVLIAHRLSTVMHADKIFVLEQGKIIEQGKHEDLIVEKGLYYAMWRQQIGERK; encoded by the coding sequence ATGAAATTACTCTATTCATACATAATCAAACATAAGTTACTGTTGTTTTTCGCCTTAATTATGGCCACAATAAACATCTGTTTTAGCTTATCAGACTCTATTATTACCGGTAAATTAATGCAGGATTGCGGGGTTGGACTGGCGAAATACAAAGGAAATGAAATTGGTTTTATAAAATCTTTGTCCTTCTGGTTAGCGCTTTCGCTGGGTGCTGCAATGATCTCAAGAATCACCAAAAACTTTCAGGATTACTTCACCAATATCGTTATTCAGAGAACAGGAGCTCAAATGTATACTGATGGTATTAAGAAATCACTCGATTTACCTTATGCCGAATTTGAAGACCAACGAAGTGGAGAAACTTTAAGTAAACTGACCAAAGTGCGTTCTGATTCTGAGAAATTAATTACACTTTCGATCTCTTTAATTTTTCAAACCATTATTGGGTTTGTATTCGTGATTTTGTATGTTTCCCGAATCGATTATCGTATTTCCATAATCTTTTTAGTTACGGCGCCAATTATTGCTTTGGTAAGTTCATATCTGGGAAAAAAGATCAAAATCGTCTCTAAGAAAATTGTAAATCAAACCAATGCTCTGGCAGGCTCTACAACTGAAAGTTTAAGAAACATCGAACTTGTAAAAAGTCTTGGACTAACCTATCAGGAAGAAAAACGTCTGAACTTGAACACTTTTAAAATCCTTCAACTTGAATTAGAAAAAGTCCGATTCATCAGAAGTTTAAGTTTCATACAAGGTACTACCGTTCATTTTTTAAGAACCTGTGTTGTTTTTACGTTGTACTATTTCTTGTTTGGAGGAAAAATTATTGTGGGTGATTTATTGACCATGGTCTTTTTTACATTCTTTATTTTTGGTCCGCTTCAAGAGTTGGGGAACTTTATCATTGCCCTAAACGAAACAAAAGTTTCCATGGAAAATTTCAGAGTGCTTTTAAATGCTCCGAAAGAATTCCGTCCAAAAACACCGAAGCATGTTGGAATCATTCAATCCTTGCTTTTTTCTAATGTTAGTTTCAAACATAAAACAGCCAAATTCAAGGCCGTAGAAAATATTAATTTCGAAATTAAACAAGGACAAACTGTCGCTTTCGTCGGGCCATCAGGCTCCGGAAAAACAACTTTGGTAAAACTATTGGTTGGATTATATACTCCGGAAGAAGGTCAGGTGCTTTACAATGATATTGATTCAACCGAAATTGATTTATTGGACTTAAGAAAACAGTTAGGTTTTGTAACGCAGGACGCGCAACTGTTTTCAGGAACAATTCGCGAGAATTTATTATTCGTGAAACCATCTGCAACAGACGAAGACTTATACGACGCCCTAAAAAGAGCCAGTTGTGAGAAACTGTTAAAACGTGCCGAAGATGGCTTAAACACCACAATTGGTGAAGGTGGAATTAAAGTTTCAGGCGGAGAGAAACAACGTTTATCGATTGCCCGAGCTATTTTAAGAAACCCTAATTTATTGATTTTTGATGAAGCTACTTCTGCTTTAGATTCTATAACAGAAGAAGAAATCAACGCAACAATCCGAAACATATCCGACAAAAACAGAATCACGGTTTTAATTGCACACCGTTTATCTACCGTAATGCATGCTGATAAAATATTTGTTTTAGAACAGGGTAAAATTATTGAGCAAGGTAAACATGAGGATTTAATTGTTGAAAAAGGGTTGTATTATGCTATGTGGCGTCAGCAAATTGGAGAGCGTAAATAG
- a CDS encoding GSCFA domain-containing protein, whose protein sequence is MQFRTQIPISQTNNPIDYTSKIVSLGSCFAVNMAEKLDYFKFDNSCNPFGIIFNPVSIDRIIKRVAEQELFTEKEVFFHNERWHCFEIHSDLSASNKEELIENLNQTLQATKQRLQEATHLIITYGTSWVYRHNESNEIVANCHKVPQKQFSKELVSVEVLQQSIQNTIDLVLTLNPNIKFIFTISPVRHIKDGFAENQLSKSHLFTALYANLKSKINNLKLTYFPSYEIMMDELRDYRFYNEDMLHPNQVAIDYIWERFSENFIAEKSIPIMKEVSEIQKGLTHRSFNPESEQHQAFLLKLRQKITALETKLRHIKF, encoded by the coding sequence ATGCAATTCAGAACCCAGATCCCAATTTCGCAAACAAACAATCCAATCGACTATACTTCTAAAATTGTGTCTTTAGGTTCCTGTTTTGCAGTAAATATGGCAGAAAAACTGGATTATTTTAAGTTTGATAACAGTTGTAATCCATTTGGGATTATTTTTAATCCTGTTTCGATTGATAGGATTATAAAAAGGGTTGCGGAGCAAGAATTGTTTACCGAAAAAGAGGTTTTCTTTCATAACGAACGCTGGCATTGTTTTGAAATACATTCCGATTTAAGCGCTTCAAATAAAGAAGAATTAATTGAAAACTTAAACCAAACTCTCCAAGCAACAAAGCAGCGATTACAAGAAGCAACACACCTTATAATCACCTACGGCACTTCTTGGGTTTATCGCCATAACGAAAGCAACGAAATTGTTGCCAATTGTCACAAAGTGCCACAAAAGCAATTTTCAAAAGAATTAGTGTCGGTTGAAGTGTTACAGCAAAGTATTCAAAATACAATCGATCTGGTTTTGACTTTAAATCCAAATATCAAATTCATTTTTACCATTTCTCCGGTGCGCCACATCAAAGATGGTTTTGCAGAAAATCAATTAAGTAAATCGCATTTGTTTACGGCACTTTATGCGAATCTAAAATCTAAAATCAACAATCTAAAATTAACCTATTTTCCTTCGTATGAAATTATGATGGATGAACTCCGTGATTATCGTTTTTATAACGAAGATATGTTACATCCCAACCAGGTAGCAATTGATTATATCTGGGAGCGATTCAGTGAAAACTTCATTGCTGAAAAAAGTATTCCGATTATGAAAGAAGTTTCAGAAATTCAAAAAGGATTAACCCACAGAAGTTTCAATCCCGAATCAGAGCAACACCAGGCTTTTTTATTAAAATTGCGTCAAAAAATAACCGCTTTGGAGACGAAATTACGCCATATTAAGTTTTAA
- a CDS encoding translocation/assembly module TamB domain-containing protein, with amino-acid sequence MNKKPIHFLKKTLRVLLWCMVSVIVLALLFTILIQIPSVQNYAKDKAITYLQEKIKTKVSLDRIAINFPKEVVLEGFYFEDQNKDTLLSGKSLELDIDLFKLVSSELEINAIALKNTTANISRNKEGVFNFDYILKAFESKEEKPADPNAKPFKIAVVKVNLDHVKLNFKDDFSKNDVHVKLTHFDAKFKKFDLDKMDFDIPNINLNGFKLVLNQDLVEKIAEVSVKTVDTISKRSDFSLKLDKISLSKIDVLYDNKDSKLASGLVLGNLNLKVNKIDMKKQLLDFDTFQLKNLKGNLQLGVKDKQIKTPDLDTTAIAQAGWKVKLQNIDVENVAFKFDDMQSKPVSKGIDYSHLDLSRFNLKAEQFYYTTDTISGNIKTFTVNEKSGLQLQSFKTDFFYGPKNAYLKNLYVKTPQTLLKDGIKVQYPSIAKVAKHIETLSLDANLNQSKLGFKDILLFVPDLQKQEIFRKNPNAVLLLNARLNGKVNDLTINQFDVSGLGTTKLSLSGIIKGMPNTDKAYFDLNIKKMASSAKDIASFVPKGTIPKSIQLPSQFNVQGKFKGSVQNFKTNLTLNSSFGNAKVDALFDQRVKKAEKYDAQVYLLDFDLGRLIKNDSVGKITLKAKVKGKGLDPKTAQAHLDGIVQKAVYNKYTYRDLALNGEIKKGSFAVKAGMKDPNLNFELDASGSTKEQYPSGQIKLNLDIADLEKLNLHAGPMKLRGNVDADIANSNPDFLNGKVFLSNIQILQNATPIVLDSIKVIAVADQNHNNIKISSQFLKAEMDGKYKLTTLSNSLKKSLSKYIDLQTSKSKAVLDEQNITFNLSVENDPILFQLVPNLTSLEPIRITGKYNNVVDSLEVKGTFPRIVYAENTISDGRINIEAKENALEYQISVASVESTSLKIPFTSLVGKVENNVLSYALEVKDGKEKQQYFIAGELQHDADKNVLKLDADNFVLNYDKWNIDPENAIEFGGKRLYVNKFNLENAGNELKIQSEGTQDNAPLKMEFVNFKIETILNMVKKEELLMQGLINGSVLADNVMTKPTFTSDLKIDAFAFKGEPVGDITVKVDNKTENTLNANVNLSGEGNDVNLTGDYKIEEGSFDFDVVLDKLYLKSIQGFSMGNIKDGTGFLSGNFKITGNTAAPRVNGELNFNDTGFRVTQLNSYFKINKEKIAFNNESISFDRFSLFDENDNELFVDGNIQSLNFRDFNFDLLVQADDFRAIHSKEKDNELFYGDLFLNSKLNIKGDLDHPVVNGTIKINKETKFTVVMPQSDPSIADREGIVEFVDEDNKYLKQTVELQSKLDQSKLKGMDVSVAVAIDKEAEFTLIIDKGNGDYLKLKGEAELVGGIDPSGKTTLTGKYEFTDGSYEMNFNGIRRKFDIKKGSYIVWNGEPTMADLNITAIYKVNTAPIDLLGNQLSGKSAAEKNTYKQKLPFQTLLKMNGELMKPEISFDIVLPDDNYDVSSDVVSLTKTKLKQLQQDPAELNKQVFALLLLNRFVGENPFASESGGTNAGTLARQSVSKILSQQLNDLAGELISGVQLEFGLESTEDYTSGTMENRTDLNVAVSKKLLNDRLKVTVGSSFGVEGQERANEESTNIAGDVALDYQLTKDGRYMVRAYRKNQYQVAVEGQVVETGVAFVITMSYNKFRELFHRTEAEKQLIKEEKVRKEKRKQKEKEEKEEKEKEKNQIEGNEQKT; translated from the coding sequence ATGAATAAGAAACCCATTCATTTTCTAAAAAAAACACTTCGTGTACTTCTTTGGTGCATGGTTTCGGTTATTGTGTTAGCGTTACTTTTCACTATTCTAATTCAGATTCCGTCCGTTCAGAATTATGCAAAAGATAAAGCGATTACGTATCTGCAGGAAAAGATCAAAACCAAAGTTTCGTTAGACCGAATCGCGATTAATTTTCCCAAAGAAGTAGTTCTGGAAGGTTTTTATTTTGAAGACCAAAACAAAGACACTTTATTGAGTGGTAAAAGTCTTGAACTCGATATTGACTTGTTTAAATTGGTTAGCAGCGAACTCGAAATAAATGCTATTGCTCTTAAAAACACAACTGCCAATATTTCAAGAAACAAAGAAGGCGTTTTTAATTTTGATTACATCTTAAAAGCTTTCGAATCAAAGGAGGAAAAACCCGCAGATCCAAACGCTAAACCTTTTAAAATAGCAGTTGTAAAAGTGAACCTGGATCATGTCAAATTGAATTTTAAAGACGATTTTTCTAAAAATGATGTCCATGTAAAACTGACTCATTTTGATGCCAAATTCAAGAAATTCGACTTAGACAAAATGGATTTTGATATTCCGAATATCAATTTAAACGGTTTTAAATTGGTGCTGAATCAGGATTTAGTAGAAAAAATCGCTGAAGTTTCTGTTAAGACGGTCGATACAATTTCAAAACGAAGCGATTTCAGTTTAAAATTAGACAAAATCAGTTTATCTAAAATTGATGTTTTATACGATAATAAAGATTCGAAATTGGCTTCAGGATTGGTTTTGGGAAATCTGAATCTGAAAGTCAATAAAATCGACATGAAAAAACAACTGTTAGATTTTGATACTTTTCAATTAAAAAACTTAAAAGGGAATCTGCAACTAGGAGTAAAAGACAAGCAAATAAAAACGCCTGATTTAGATACAACAGCTATTGCTCAGGCGGGCTGGAAAGTAAAACTTCAAAATATTGATGTAGAAAATGTTGCTTTTAAATTTGACGATATGCAGTCAAAACCCGTTTCGAAAGGAATTGATTACAGTCACCTTGATTTGAGTCGGTTTAATTTGAAAGCCGAGCAATTCTATTACACGACGGATACCATTTCGGGAAATATAAAAACGTTTACGGTAAACGAAAAGAGCGGTTTGCAACTTCAATCTTTCAAAACAGATTTCTTTTACGGTCCCAAGAATGCTTACTTGAAAAATCTATATGTAAAAACCCCGCAAACACTCTTAAAAGACGGGATAAAAGTACAATATCCGTCGATTGCAAAAGTGGCTAAGCATATCGAAACACTAAGTTTAGATGCCAATTTGAACCAATCAAAATTGGGCTTTAAAGACATTTTATTGTTTGTTCCGGATTTGCAAAAGCAGGAAATTTTCAGGAAAAACCCAAATGCGGTTTTGCTTTTGAATGCTCGTTTGAATGGAAAAGTAAATGACCTTACAATCAATCAATTTGATGTGAGCGGACTCGGAACAACCAAACTTTCACTTTCCGGAATAATCAAAGGAATGCCAAATACAGACAAAGCTTATTTCGATCTGAATATCAAAAAAATGGCAAGTTCTGCTAAAGATATAGCCTCCTTTGTGCCGAAAGGAACGATTCCGAAAAGTATTCAATTACCTTCTCAATTTAATGTGCAGGGAAAATTTAAAGGTTCTGTTCAAAATTTCAAAACCAATCTGACTTTAAACAGTAGTTTCGGAAATGCAAAAGTGGATGCCCTATTTGATCAAAGGGTAAAGAAAGCAGAAAAATATGATGCTCAGGTTTATTTATTGGATTTTGACTTAGGCAGATTAATTAAAAATGACTCGGTTGGAAAAATTACGCTTAAAGCGAAAGTCAAAGGAAAAGGTTTAGATCCGAAAACAGCACAAGCCCATTTGGACGGAATCGTTCAAAAAGCGGTGTACAATAAATATACCTATCGGGATTTAGCCTTAAATGGCGAAATAAAAAAAGGCTCTTTTGCTGTAAAAGCGGGAATGAAAGACCCTAATCTGAATTTTGAATTGGATGCAAGCGGAAGTACAAAAGAGCAATACCCATCGGGACAGATTAAATTGAACCTTGACATTGCCGATCTGGAAAAGCTAAATCTACACGCTGGCCCAATGAAACTAAGAGGAAACGTTGATGCTGATATCGCCAACAGTAATCCTGATTTTTTGAACGGAAAAGTTTTCTTGTCGAATATTCAAATCTTGCAGAATGCGACCCCAATTGTTTTAGACTCTATAAAAGTAATTGCTGTTGCAGATCAGAACCATAATAATATCAAAATCTCTTCTCAGTTTTTAAAAGCTGAAATGGATGGGAAATACAAATTGACAACGCTTTCAAATAGTCTAAAGAAATCACTTTCGAAATATATTGATTTACAAACGTCAAAGTCAAAAGCGGTTTTAGACGAACAAAATATAACATTTAATCTGAGTGTAGAAAATGACCCGATTCTGTTTCAATTAGTTCCAAATCTGACAAGTTTAGAGCCCATTAGAATTACCGGAAAATACAACAATGTCGTCGATTCATTAGAAGTAAAAGGAACTTTCCCGAGAATTGTATATGCAGAAAATACCATTTCTGACGGGAGAATTAATATAGAAGCCAAAGAAAATGCTTTAGAATATCAAATTTCTGTGGCCTCAGTTGAAAGTACTTCTTTGAAAATTCCGTTTACAAGTTTAGTAGGAAAAGTAGAAAACAATGTGTTATCATATGCGCTGGAAGTAAAAGACGGGAAAGAAAAACAACAGTATTTTATTGCCGGAGAATTGCAGCATGATGCCGATAAAAATGTACTGAAATTAGATGCCGATAACTTTGTTCTAAATTACGATAAGTGGAACATCGATCCTGAAAATGCAATAGAATTTGGAGGCAAAAGACTGTATGTGAACAAGTTTAATCTGGAGAATGCAGGGAATGAACTCAAAATACAATCCGAAGGAACTCAGGACAATGCACCGTTAAAAATGGAGTTTGTAAATTTCAAAATCGAGACGATTCTGAATATGGTCAAAAAAGAAGAATTATTGATGCAGGGCTTGATTAATGGTTCTGTTTTGGCTGATAATGTAATGACAAAACCAACTTTTACTTCGGACTTAAAAATTGATGCTTTTGCTTTTAAAGGAGAACCAGTTGGTGATATTACCGTAAAAGTGGACAATAAGACCGAAAACACCCTAAATGCAAACGTAAATCTAAGCGGAGAAGGAAATGATGTGAATCTTACCGGTGATTATAAAATTGAAGAAGGCAGTTTTGATTTTGATGTAGTGCTTGATAAATTGTATTTAAAAAGCATTCAGGGGTTCAGTATGGGGAATATTAAAGACGGAACGGGGTTTTTATCAGGGAATTTCAAAATTACAGGAAATACAGCTGCACCAAGAGTTAACGGAGAATTGAATTTTAACGATACCGGCTTCAGAGTAACACAATTGAATTCGTATTTTAAAATAAATAAGGAGAAAATTGCTTTTAATAATGAATCCATTTCTTTTGACAGATTCTCTCTTTTTGATGAAAATGACAATGAACTTTTTGTAGACGGAAACATCCAATCGTTAAATTTTAGAGACTTTAATTTTGATTTGCTTGTTCAGGCAGATGATTTTAGAGCCATACATTCGAAAGAAAAAGACAACGAATTGTTTTATGGAGATTTGTTTTTAAATTCAAAATTAAATATCAAAGGAGATTTGGACCATCCTGTTGTCAACGGAACAATCAAAATAAATAAAGAAACAAAATTTACGGTTGTTATGCCGCAATCAGATCCTTCTATTGCAGACAGAGAGGGAATTGTAGAGTTTGTCGACGAAGACAATAAGTATCTGAAACAAACAGTCGAATTGCAAAGTAAACTCGATCAGTCGAAGTTAAAAGGAATGGATGTTAGTGTTGCAGTTGCGATAGACAAGGAAGCAGAGTTTACTTTGATTATTGATAAAGGAAACGGTGATTACCTGAAATTAAAGGGAGAAGCAGAGCTTGTTGGTGGAATTGATCCATCGGGAAAAACAACGCTGACCGGAAAGTATGAGTTTACAGACGGATCTTACGAAATGAATTTTAATGGAATCCGACGAAAATTCGATATTAAGAAAGGAAGTTATATCGTCTGGAATGGCGAACCAACAATGGCAGACTTGAATATTACAGCCATTTATAAAGTTAACACGGCACCAATTGATTTACTCGGAAATCAATTGTCAGGCAAATCGGCGGCAGAAAAAAACACCTATAAACAAAAGCTTCCGTTTCAGACTTTATTAAAGATGAATGGAGAACTGATGAAACCCGAAATCTCTTTTGACATTGTATTGCCGGACGACAATTACGATGTCTCCTCAGATGTCGTTTCTCTTACGAAAACCAAATTGAAACAATTGCAACAAGATCCTGCGGAACTAAATAAACAGGTTTTTGCTCTTTTATTACTGAACCGGTTTGTGGGTGAAAACCCGTTTGCAAGCGAAAGTGGCGGTACAAATGCGGGAACATTAGCAAGACAAAGTGTGAGTAAAATTCTGTCTCAGCAGCTAAACGATCTTGCGGGAGAATTGATATCAGGAGTTCAATTAGAATTTGGTTTAGAATCGACAGAAGATTATACATCGGGAACAATGGAAAACAGAACAGATCTGAATGTGGCTGTTTCTAAAAAATTGCTCAATGATCGATTGAAGGTTACTGTTGGAAGCAGTTTTGGCGTAGAAGGGCAGGAGCGGGCCAACGAAGAAAGTACCAACATAGCCGGAGACGTTGCCTTAGACTATCAACTCACAAAAGACGGACGTTATATGGTTCGTGCGTATCGAAAAAACCAATATCAGGTTGCGGTTGAAGGCCAGGTGGTAGAAACAGGTGTCGCTTTTGTTATTACGATGAGTTATAATAAATTCCGTGAACTCTTTCACCGCACTGAAGCCGAAAAGCAATTGATAAAAGAAGAAAAAGTCCGTAAAGAGAAAAGGAAACAAAAAGAAAAAGAAGAAAAAGAAGAGAAGGAAAAAGAGAAAAACCAAATTGAAGGAAATGAGCAAAAAACATAG
- a CDS encoding BamA/TamA family outer membrane protein — protein sequence MSKKHSYIESYFMRYCVVLSLFFVFGCSNTKYLPKGDLLYTGGTVTVKDTILNKKDRKALESELETLLRPKPNKQILGLKPKLWFYNIAGEPKKQKGIRYWLRNKVGEAPVLFSKVDLEYNASVLRNFAENRGYFKTRVSADSTVKDKRVTAEYIVIPKKQYKIKSVTFPQDSSEIAKVISKTSRRSLLKVGNPYDLDIIKAERERIDARLKEKGYYYFNPDYILAQVDSSKGDHEVKIKLKIKEETPVKATVAYKIDKILVYPNYSLSNDSAVYRNKDRKQYNDFTIIDTADTFKPRVFDRTIYFKKGDLYNRKDHNLTLNRFVNLGTFNFVKNEFKESDSIKNALDSYYYLTLLPKKFIRVEVLGKTNSASYTGTEINANWNNRNFFRGAELFTVSVFSGADFQLSGQNSGKNIYKLGAETSLTWPRFITPFRIEGNSEFVPRTKATLRYEYQKRTQLYALNSFNTSFGYLWKENIRKEHQFNIVDITYVSPNNVTPEYLEDIEEDASLGRVIEKQLIFGPTYSYTYTNTMQKRKKNTFYFNGELDLAGNITGLVTGANIKKNDTIKIFDVPFSQYVKIKADLRHYLKLGKESELASRIILGAGFAYGNSNTLPTSKQFVVGGTNSIRAFRARSLGPGSYKAEVTSSDYVPDQSADLKLEFNTEYRAKLFSIVRGAVFVDAGNIWLLNADPNRPNAEITKDFMKQIAVGAGAGLRFDLSFLVLRTDLAFPLRIPYLPEGQRWVIDDINFGSGSWRKDNLIFNIAIGYPF from the coding sequence ATGAGCAAAAAACATAGCTATATAGAATCCTATTTTATGAGGTATTGTGTCGTGCTGTCCTTATTTTTTGTTTTTGGATGTAGCAACACAAAATACCTGCCCAAAGGTGATTTGCTGTATACAGGAGGCACTGTAACAGTAAAAGACACTATACTTAATAAGAAAGACAGAAAAGCGCTGGAGAGTGAATTAGAAACCTTGTTGCGCCCAAAGCCCAATAAACAAATACTAGGATTAAAACCCAAATTATGGTTTTATAATATTGCCGGAGAACCCAAAAAGCAAAAAGGAATTAGATATTGGCTTCGAAATAAAGTAGGGGAAGCTCCCGTGCTTTTCAGCAAAGTCGATTTAGAGTATAATGCATCCGTTTTGCGAAATTTTGCAGAAAATCGCGGTTATTTTAAGACCAGAGTAAGTGCCGATTCTACTGTTAAGGATAAAAGAGTAACGGCAGAATACATTGTTATTCCTAAAAAACAATATAAAATTAAGAGCGTTACTTTCCCTCAAGATTCATCGGAAATTGCAAAAGTGATCAGTAAAACAAGTAGAAGAAGTTTGTTGAAAGTGGGTAATCCGTATGATTTAGATATTATAAAAGCAGAACGAGAACGAATTGATGCACGATTAAAAGAAAAGGGATATTATTATTTTAATCCGGATTATATTTTGGCTCAGGTTGACAGCAGTAAAGGCGATCATGAGGTAAAAATTAAATTGAAAATTAAAGAAGAAACCCCTGTAAAAGCAACTGTAGCGTACAAAATAGATAAGATATTGGTGTATCCGAATTATTCTTTATCCAACGATAGTGCCGTATATCGCAATAAAGATCGCAAACAATACAATGATTTTACGATTATTGATACTGCAGATACTTTTAAACCAAGGGTTTTTGACCGAACGATATATTTCAAAAAGGGGGATTTATACAACAGAAAGGATCATAATCTTACCTTAAACCGTTTTGTGAATTTGGGTACTTTTAATTTTGTGAAAAATGAATTCAAAGAATCAGACAGCATAAAAAACGCTTTAGATTCGTATTATTATCTGACGCTTTTGCCTAAAAAGTTTATTCGGGTTGAGGTTTTGGGCAAAACCAATTCAGCGAGTTATACCGGAACAGAGATTAATGCCAATTGGAACAACAGGAATTTCTTTCGGGGAGCAGAATTGTTTACCGTATCGGTTTTTAGTGGTGCTGATTTCCAGCTTTCGGGACAAAACAGCGGAAAAAACATTTACAAACTCGGAGCAGAAACCAGTCTGACGTGGCCAAGATTTATTACACCGTTCCGCATTGAAGGAAACAGTGAATTTGTTCCCAGAACGAAAGCCACTTTGCGATACGAATATCAAAAAAGAACCCAATTGTATGCGCTGAATTCGTTTAATACTTCGTTCGGATATTTGTGGAAAGAAAACATTCGCAAAGAACATCAGTTCAATATAGTGGATATTACCTATGTAAGTCCAAATAATGTAACACCCGAATATTTAGAGGATATTGAAGAAGATGCGTCTTTGGGAAGAGTGATTGAAAAACAATTGATTTTTGGCCCAACCTACTCGTACACCTACACCAATACCATGCAAAAGCGTAAAAAGAATACGTTTTATTTTAATGGAGAATTAGATTTAGCAGGGAATATTACGGGATTGGTAACGGGAGCCAACATCAAAAAAAACGATACGATAAAAATATTTGATGTTCCGTTTAGTCAATACGTAAAAATCAAAGCAGATTTAAGACATTATTTAAAGTTGGGTAAAGAAAGCGAACTGGCAAGCCGAATTATCCTTGGTGCCGGATTTGCGTACGGAAATTCAAACACCCTGCCTACATCCAAACAATTTGTAGTAGGGGGAACTAATAGTATTCGTGCCTTTAGAGCAAGATCGTTAGGTCCCGGAAGTTATAAGGCAGAAGTGACTTCAAGTGATTACGTGCCCGACCAATCCGCCGATTTAAAACTGGAATTTAATACTGAATATCGGGCGAAACTTTTTAGCATTGTCAGAGGTGCCGTTTTTGTAGACGCAGGAAATATTTGGCTTTTAAATGCTGATCCAAATCGACCTAATGCCGAGATTACTAAAGATTTTATGAAACAAATCGCAGTAGGAGCCGGAGCCGGATTACGTTTTGATTTATCGTTTTTAGTTTTAAGAACCGATTTGGCTTTTCCGCTAAGAATCCCATACCTGCCCGAAGGCCAAAGATGGGTAATCGACGATATCAACTTTGGAAGTGGTTCCTGGAGAAAAGACAATCTGATTTTTAATATTGCTATAGGATATCCTTTTTAG
- a CDS encoding DUF4230 domain-containing protein — protein sequence MQNLIKRILAVAVIVVIVILAFKYCGFKKEEDPEIGYNTNLIQQQILNVGKLVVTEGHFSEVITYKNQQKYLMDMVSFEKKALIVVNANVTVAYDLHQMKYDIDEKNKTITILNIPKEEITINPDIQFYDVEQSKLNPFTGDDYNKINKSVKANLAKKIEKSSLKTNAQNRLISELSKILILTNSMGWKLQYNGKTIESDKDFNKDLKL from the coding sequence ATGCAAAACTTAATAAAGAGAATTTTAGCTGTAGCCGTAATCGTGGTCATTGTGATTTTGGCTTTTAAATATTGTGGGTTTAAAAAAGAGGAGGACCCGGAAATCGGTTATAATACCAACTTGATCCAGCAGCAAATCTTAAATGTTGGGAAATTGGTAGTCACCGAAGGTCATTTCTCAGAAGTCATCACATATAAAAACCAGCAGAAGTATTTGATGGACATGGTTTCTTTTGAGAAAAAAGCACTTATTGTAGTAAATGCCAATGTTACAGTAGCGTATGATTTACATCAAATGAAATACGATATCGACGAAAAAAATAAAACAATCACGATCCTGAATATTCCAAAAGAAGAAATTACAATCAATCCGGACATTCAGTTTTATGATGTGGAACAAAGTAAATTAAATCCGTTTACAGGAGACGATTACAATAAAATCAATAAATCGGTAAAAGCAAATCTGGCCAAGAAAATCGAAAAATCATCCTTAAAAACCAATGCTCAAAACAGATTGATTAGTGAATTATCAAAGATTTTAATTTTGACGAATTCAATGGGGTGGAAACTTCAATATAATGGGAAAACGATTGAATCGGATAAGGATTTTAATAAGGATTTGAAATTGTAA